From the Garra rufa chromosome 17, GarRuf1.0, whole genome shotgun sequence genome, one window contains:
- the LOC141290194 gene encoding DNA-directed RNA polymerase I subunit RPA43-like — MANWTQENGAPKPITNPTDVSTEAQTSSGNVAVRPGGFAAPVPCLIPSFADAVKLLNARYSCLVLDKHRRHISLPPVYLRKKRTGIQEELNAELLKYSGSLKGVPMAYDNIKVVGQHGDIYDDQGFIHFNIEASFVVFKPKKGLKLEGVINKMGVGHVGCLVHGCFNASVLKPNLLTTEQWRDSGLSVGQNLEFEVFQLDADSAGVLLIRGRLEKSRVQELVAQFEQKESTVESTTEPESTEDTIGSPKPKKKKKKDKREEESAADESLNDSSLEQTSENHQSADDTVENGHHKEKKKKKKHKRQEADEISPCDLSTSDSSGYINDKISKKRAAESDNGLQDAPAAKKKKKSK, encoded by the exons ATGGCGAACTGGACGCAGGAGAACGGAGCTCCTAAACCCATCACAAACCCTACGGATGTGTCGACGGAGGCGCAGACATCCAGTGGAAATGTCGCGGTCAGACCCGGTGGATTCGCCGCGCCGGTTCCGTGTCTCATCCCGTCGTTCGCGGACGCGGTAAAGTTGCTAAACGCGCGGTACTCGTGTCTAGTTCTGGACAAACACCGCAGACACATCTCACTGCCGCCGGTATACCTGCGGAAGAAACGCACTGGTATACAGGAGGAACTCAACGCTGAGCTGCTCAAATACTCCGGCAG TCTGAAAGGTGTTCCTATGGCGTATGACAACATTAAAGTTGTAGGACAGCATGGAGATATTTATGACGATCAAGGATTCATTCACTTCAACATCGAGGCATCGTTTGTGGTCTTCAAACCTAAGAAAGGTTTGAAGCTTGAG GGTGTAATTAATAAAATGGGAGTGGGTCATGTGGGCTGTCTGGTTCACGGCTGCTTTAACGCATCAGTGTTGAAGCCCAATCTGCTGACCACAGAGCAGTGGAGGGACTCTGGACTGAGTGTCGGACAAAACCTGGAGTTTGAGGTCTTCCAGCTGGACGCCGATTCTGCGGGAGTTCTGCTGATCAGAGGACGGCTGGAGAAGTCCAG AGTGCAAGAGCTCGTGGCCCAATTTGAACAAAAGGAATCGACTGTAGAATCCACCACAGAACCAGAATCCACGGAAGATACGATCGGCAGTCCGAAAcccaagaagaaaaagaagaaagacaAGCGTGAAGAAGAGTCTGCAGCGGACGAGTCTCTGAACGACAGCAGCCTGGAGCAAACGTCCGAAAACCACCAAAGCGCTGACGACACAGTCGAGAACGGACATCACaaagagaagaaaaagaagaaaaaacacaaaCGACAGGAGGCGGATGAGATCTCGCCCTGTGACCTCTCAACGAGTGACTCCAGCGGGTACATAAACGATAAAATCAGCAAAAAGAGAGCTGCTGAGAGCGACAACGGCCTGCAGGATGCACCCGCCgccaaaaagaagaaaaagagcaAGTGA